A genomic segment from Nodularia sphaerocarpa UHCC 0038 encodes:
- a CDS encoding cupin — protein sequence MKGKDWLVTGDGEYQACKSVRAWDLLRENYRLYRFLTEVEDVLNGVDDESSRLPEIRMLVRRLIVNSYWVQSQYSEPDPETGNSVLLLYDELGFPLTVQTVTFAPGTRSTIHNHGTWGVVAVLKGQEKNTSWRRTHSPDSGDKIAPTGEITLFPGDIVSFTPDAIHSVEAVGEEPTVTFNVYGETDPQERFEFNSVTHTAKKF from the coding sequence ATCAAAGGTAAGGATTGGCTGGTAACTGGAGATGGTGAATATCAGGCTTGTAAATCCGTGAGAGCATGGGATTTATTGCGGGAGAATTATCGCCTCTATCGGTTTTTAACTGAGGTGGAAGATGTTCTCAATGGGGTAGACGACGAATCTAGTCGTTTACCAGAAATCCGAATGCTTGTGAGGCGCTTGATTGTAAATTCCTACTGGGTACAAAGTCAATATTCAGAACCTGATCCTGAAACGGGAAACTCTGTTTTGCTCCTGTACGATGAATTGGGTTTTCCCTTGACTGTGCAAACAGTCACATTTGCACCGGGAACTCGTTCAACTATTCATAATCACGGGACCTGGGGAGTTGTGGCTGTGTTAAAAGGTCAAGAAAAAAACACTTCTTGGCGACGTACCCACAGCCCCGATTCTGGAGACAAAATTGCACCTACGGGAGAAATAACTTTATTTCCAGGAGATATTGTCAGCTTCACTCCCGATGCAATTCACAGTGTAGAAGCAGTGGGTGAGGAACCAACAGTGACTTTTAATGTTTATGGAGAAACTGATCCGCAAGAGAGGTTCGAGTTTAACTCAGTTACCCATACAGCGAAAAAGTTTTGA
- the fdxB gene encoding ferredoxin III, nif-specific produces MAQLTGLTFGGNTWTPKFAQEIDYEKCIGCGRCFKICGHNVLSLKALNEEGEFVEDEDDDEIERKVMVVAHPENCIGCEACSRICPKNCYSHTVLDN; encoded by the coding sequence ATGGCACAACTAACAGGATTGACATTTGGAGGTAATACCTGGACACCTAAATTTGCCCAGGAAATTGACTATGAAAAATGTATCGGCTGTGGCAGATGCTTTAAGATATGTGGTCACAATGTATTATCTTTGAAAGCTCTCAACGAAGAGGGGGAATTTGTAGAGGATGAAGATGATGATGAAATTGAGCGCAAAGTAATGGTTGTTGCTCACCCAGAAAACTGTATTGGCTGTGAGGCTTGTTCACGGATATGTCCCAAGAATTGCTACAGCCATACTGTTTTAGACAATTAA